In Harpia harpyja isolate bHarHar1 chromosome 12, bHarHar1 primary haplotype, whole genome shotgun sequence, a single window of DNA contains:
- the FBXO45 gene encoding F-box/SPRY domain-containing protein 1, which produces MAAGPGGGSGSGSGGAAGAAAGGPGWRLPGRVLELVFSYLELRELRSCALVCKLWHRVLHGDENSEVWRSLAARCLAEEALRTDILCNVPTYKGKVRAFHHAFSTNDCSRNVYIKKNGFTLHRNPIAQSTDGARTKIGFSEGRHAWEVWWEGPLGTVAVIGIATKRAAMQCQGYVALLGSDDQSWGWNLVDNNLLHNGEVNGSFPQCNNAPKYQIGERIRVILDMEDKTLAFERGYEFLGVAFRGLPKVCLYPAVSAVYGNTEVTLVYLGKPLDG; this is translated from the exons ATGGCGGCGGGCCCCGGCGGAGGCAGCGGTAGCGGcagcgggggggcggcgggggcggcggcgggggggccgggctGGCGTTTGCCGGGGCGGGTGCTGGAGCTGGTCTTCTCCTACCTGGAGCTGCGGGAGCTGAGGAGCTGCGCGCTGGTCTGTAAGCTGTGGCACCGCGTCCTGCACGGTGACGAGAACAGCGAGGTGTGGCGCAGCTTGGCGGCCCGCTGCCTGGCGGAGGAGGCCCTGCGCACCGACATCCTCTGCAACGTGCCCACCTACAAGGGCAAG GTCCGTGCCTTCCACCACGCCTTCAGCACCAACGACTGCTCGCGGAACGTCTACATCAAGAAGAACGGCTTCACGCTGCACCGCAACCCCATCGCCCAGAGCACGGATGGGGCGCGGACCAAGATCGGCTTCAGCGAGGGCCGCCACGCCTGGGAGGTGTGGTGGGAGGGCCCGTTGGGCACCGTGGCCGTCATTGGCATTGCCACAAAGCGGGCGGCCATGCAGTGCCAGGGTTACGTGGCCCTGCTGGGGAGTGACGACCAGAGTTGGGGCTGGAACCTGGTGGACAATAACTTGCTGCATAACGGAGAGGTGAACGGCAGCTTCCCCCAGTGCAATAACGCTCCCAAATACCAG ATAGGTGAAAGGATTCGAGTTATCCTGGACATGGAAGACAAAACATTAGCGTTTGAGAGGGGCTATGAGTTCTTGGGAGTTGCCTTCAGAGGACTGCCAAAAGTTTGCCTGTATCCAGCAGTGTCTGCTGTGTATGGTAACACAGAAGTGACTTTGGTCTACCTGGGAAAACCTCTGGATGGATGA
- the WDR53 gene encoding WD repeat-containing protein 53 isoform X1: MAVKWTGGHSSSILCLNVNTEGLVASGAERGELTLWDGGGAPAGQLQLPKADDVTSVVFSPRRPTRLYTSHGETISLLDVRSLKEPVEHFHVNEEEINSVSVNETDNFLAAADDSGAIKVMDLENKKVSRSLRHSNICSSVVFRPQRPQSLVSCGLDMQVMLWNLQKARPLWTTNLQEYETQEDSPQSAGQFFNPPLAHSLSVASCGNIFGCGAQDGKVRIFRVTGVKFEHELEFQGHSLGVSQILFMPEAYWLLTGGNDGKVLLWDVSSDVGKQQKSPAKSLQRRKAQASASTRKDGKLNKVASNEHARVLPKLTIEHGEKVNWISCAEIKGSKRVLVADQSSSVSVYPLPEP, encoded by the exons ATGGCAGTCAAATGGACTGGTGGACATTCGTCCTCTATATTGTGCTTGAATGTAAACACGGAAGGGCTGGTGGCTTCAGGCGCAGAGAGAGGCGAGCTCACGCTCTGGGATGGGGGAGGTGCTCCAGCAGGACAGCTCCAGCTCCCGAAGGCAGACGATGTGACCTCTGTGGTGTTCTCTCCCCGCCGTCCCACCAGGCTGTACACCTCCCATGGAGAAACTATCAGTTTGCTGGATGTCCGATCCCTCAAGGAGCCTGTTGAACATTTCCACGTGAATGAGGAGGAGATCAACTCGGTCTCGGTGAATGAGACCGACAATTTCTTGGCAGCGGCAGATGACTCAGGAGCAATAAAGGTTATGGACTTGGAAAACAAGAAAGTCAGCCGGTCCTTGAGACACTCAAACATCTGCTCCTCTGTTGTCTTTCGACCTCAGAGGCCTCAAAGCCTTGTTTCCTGTGGACTGGACATGCAG GTTATGCTGTGGAACCTGCAGAAAGCTCGCCCCTTGTGGACCACAAACCTGCAGGAGTATGAAACGCAGGAAGACAGTCCACAGTCAGCCGGCCAGTTCTTTAACCCACCGCTTGCACATTCCCTGTCTGTCGCATCGTGCGGCAACATCTTTGGCTGCGGAGCTCAAGACGGTAAAGTCAGAATATTCAGAGTCACTGGTGTCAAGTTTGAACATGAGCTGGAGTTTCAAGGTCACAGCTTGGGAGTGTCACAGATCCTTTTTATGCCAGAAGCGTACTGGTTGTTGACTGGAGGAAACGATGGGAAAGTCTTGCTCTGGGATGTCAGCAGTGACgttggaaagcagcagaaaagtCCAGCAAAatctctgcagagaaggaaggcCCAAGCATCTGCTTCCACCAGAAAAGATGGAAAGCTCAACAAAGTGGCTTCAAATGAACATGCTAGAGTTTTACCAAAGCTAACCATTGAGCACGGAGAGAAGGTGAACTGGATCTCATGCGCAGAGATCAAAGGCTCCAAGAGAGTATTAGTTGCTGATCAGAGTAGTTCTGTGTCTGTGTATCCATTGCCAGAACCTTAG
- the WDR53 gene encoding WD repeat-containing protein 53 isoform X2: MDLENKKVSRSLRHSNICSSVVFRPQRPQSLVSCGLDMQVMLWNLQKARPLWTTNLQEYETQEDSPQSAGQFFNPPLAHSLSVASCGNIFGCGAQDGKVRIFRVTGVKFEHELEFQGHSLGVSQILFMPEAYWLLTGGNDGKVLLWDVSSDVGKQQKSPAKSLQRRKAQASASTRKDGKLNKVASNEHARVLPKLTIEHGEKVNWISCAEIKGSKRVLVADQSSSVSVYPLPEP, encoded by the exons ATGGACTTGGAAAACAAGAAAGTCAGCCGGTCCTTGAGACACTCAAACATCTGCTCCTCTGTTGTCTTTCGACCTCAGAGGCCTCAAAGCCTTGTTTCCTGTGGACTGGACATGCAG GTTATGCTGTGGAACCTGCAGAAAGCTCGCCCCTTGTGGACCACAAACCTGCAGGAGTATGAAACGCAGGAAGACAGTCCACAGTCAGCCGGCCAGTTCTTTAACCCACCGCTTGCACATTCCCTGTCTGTCGCATCGTGCGGCAACATCTTTGGCTGCGGAGCTCAAGACGGTAAAGTCAGAATATTCAGAGTCACTGGTGTCAAGTTTGAACATGAGCTGGAGTTTCAAGGTCACAGCTTGGGAGTGTCACAGATCCTTTTTATGCCAGAAGCGTACTGGTTGTTGACTGGAGGAAACGATGGGAAAGTCTTGCTCTGGGATGTCAGCAGTGACgttggaaagcagcagaaaagtCCAGCAAAatctctgcagagaaggaaggcCCAAGCATCTGCTTCCACCAGAAAAGATGGAAAGCTCAACAAAGTGGCTTCAAATGAACATGCTAGAGTTTTACCAAAGCTAACCATTGAGCACGGAGAGAAGGTGAACTGGATCTCATGCGCAGAGATCAAAGGCTCCAAGAGAGTATTAGTTGCTGATCAGAGTAGTTCTGTGTCTGTGTATCCATTGCCAGAACCTTAG
- the WDR53 gene encoding WD repeat-containing protein 53 isoform X3 → MLWNLQKARPLWTTNLQEYETQEDSPQSAGQFFNPPLAHSLSVASCGNIFGCGAQDGKVRIFRVTGVKFEHELEFQGHSLGVSQILFMPEAYWLLTGGNDGKVLLWDVSSDVGKQQKSPAKSLQRRKAQASASTRKDGKLNKVASNEHARVLPKLTIEHGEKVNWISCAEIKGSKRVLVADQSSSVSVYPLPEP, encoded by the coding sequence ATGCTGTGGAACCTGCAGAAAGCTCGCCCCTTGTGGACCACAAACCTGCAGGAGTATGAAACGCAGGAAGACAGTCCACAGTCAGCCGGCCAGTTCTTTAACCCACCGCTTGCACATTCCCTGTCTGTCGCATCGTGCGGCAACATCTTTGGCTGCGGAGCTCAAGACGGTAAAGTCAGAATATTCAGAGTCACTGGTGTCAAGTTTGAACATGAGCTGGAGTTTCAAGGTCACAGCTTGGGAGTGTCACAGATCCTTTTTATGCCAGAAGCGTACTGGTTGTTGACTGGAGGAAACGATGGGAAAGTCTTGCTCTGGGATGTCAGCAGTGACgttggaaagcagcagaaaagtCCAGCAAAatctctgcagagaaggaaggcCCAAGCATCTGCTTCCACCAGAAAAGATGGAAAGCTCAACAAAGTGGCTTCAAATGAACATGCTAGAGTTTTACCAAAGCTAACCATTGAGCACGGAGAGAAGGTGAACTGGATCTCATGCGCAGAGATCAAAGGCTCCAAGAGAGTATTAGTTGCTGATCAGAGTAGTTCTGTGTCTGTGTATCCATTGCCAGAACCTTAG
- the RNF168 gene encoding E3 ubiquitin-protein ligase RNF168 codes for MSQKFEAPLSLSDCLCQICMEIFVEPVTLPCNHTLCNSCFQLTVEKASLCCPFCRRRVSSWARYNARRNTLINWEFWEKIQKNYPKECERRINGQDLEEEICVPHPRHQLSKPGELRQEYEAEISKVEAERRAHEQEENKASEEYIQRLLAEEEEERRLAEERRREMEKQLKQDEELAWQLSNSLNDNSKGHVLSSPSPAGSFSAETSPASLCKTRNKPSSPGGIQKYLSPKLHHTLGSASFSRTARRGRSDSDSVETNSNEGSSSAWQDEQEEMPTLSPQLTGVIKDASAKDLFLESCMNYFSASASEETATAKQEKTPGPNCLGDKVPDALHGITKGEGSGTVLRRSKGDDEIESDSGRLTHVESINLANSAETCTCIQSATNSVMSGSKSVICDLMKVPRHSDEEKPERLQNTKETPKRKLLEPPAEAVLDLCVLDKRRRTFPESLEDQGEQINDFNLQIQKAFEQEFYERRMQEEQDRLLALQLQKQINKEERTLNRQKGSPDEYLLRTKPPQSVKDSPARKGSSKMAKDSKVPKKQAETNHRKTRKGSCNENWQSPTRVRMKSPSIKEGKVLNCVVNTSDANDICSLPKNKQKTILQMFKSSVPE; via the exons ATGTCACAGAAATTTGAGGCTCCACTTTCCTTGTCTGACTGCCTCTGCCAAATTTGCATGGAGATCTTTGTGGAGCCTGTGACGCTGCCATGCAACCATACCCTCTGCAATTCTTGCTTCCAGCTGACAGTTGAAAAGGCCAGTCTTTGTTGCCCTTTTTGTCGGCGTCGAGTCTCTTCCTGGGCACGATATAATGCCCGCAGAAATACTCTTATCAACTGGGAATTCTGGGAAAAGATTCAGAAGAATTACCCAAAGGAGTGTGAGCGTAGGATTAACGGACAGGATTTGGAAGAGGAAA TCTGTGTCCCCCATCCACGTCACCAGCTGAGCAAGCCTGGGGAACTGAGGCAGGAATATGAAGCAGAGATTAGCAAG gTGGAGGCAGAAAGGCGAGCGCATGAACAAGAGGAGAACAAGGCAAGTGAGGAATACATTCAACGGCTTctagcagaagaggaggaggaacgCAGATTGGCAGAAGAGAGGCGGAGGGAGATGGAGAAACAGCTGAAGCAAGATGAAGAGTTGGCCTGGCAGCTGAGCAACAGTCTG AATGACAATTCCAAAGGACATGTGCTCAGCAGTCCTTCACCAGCAGGCAGTTTCTCAGCTGAAACATCCCCAGCTAGTTTGTGCAAGACAAGGAACAAACCAAGCAGCCCTGGAGGCATTCAGAA gtaTCTGTCTCCAAAGCTTCATCATACATTGGGATCAGCATCATTCTCCAGAACAGCACGAAGAGGCAGGAGTGACTCTGACTCTGTG gaGACCAATAGCAATGAAGGCAGCAGTTCTGCGTGGCAAGATGAGCAAGAGGAAATGCCAACGCTGTCTCCACAGCTGACCGGTGTGATTAAAGATGCCAGTGCTAAGGACTTGTTTTTGGAATCATGCATGAACTATTTCAGTGCCTCAGCTTCAGAAGAAACGGCCACTGCCAAGCAGGAAAAAACACCAGGACCAAATTGTCTAGGAGACAAAGTTCCAGATGCACTTCATGGAATCACAAAAGGGGAAGGATCTGGAACAGTTCTTCGTAGATCCAAAGGGGATGATGAAATTGAGTCTGACAGTGGCCGTTTAACACATGTAGAAAGCATAAACCTTGCAAACTCTGCTGAAACTTGTACCTGTATTCAGTCAGCAACAAATTCTGTGATGTCTGGCAGCAAAAGTGTAATATGTGATCTCATGAAGGTGCCTAGACACTCGGATGAAGAGAAACCAGAGAGACTGCAGAACACTAAGGAGACTCCAAAAAGAAAGTTGCTGGAGCCACCAGCTGAAGCAGTGCTTGACTTGTGTGTGCTTGATAAGAGGAGAAGAACTTTTCCAGAAAGTTTAGAGGACCAAGGGGAGCAGATAAATGATTTTAACTTGCAAATACAGAAAGCCTTTGAGCAGGAGTTCTATGAAAGGCGTATGCAAGAGGAGCAGGACAGGCTTCTGGCTCTGCAGCTACAAAAACAGATaaacaaggaggaaaggacaCTGAATCGACAAAAGGGCTCTCCAGATGAGTACCTTCTTCGCACCAAACCACCTCAGTCTGTGAAAGACTCTCCTGCTAGAAAGGGAAGTTCTAAGATGGCAAAAGACTCAAAGGTACCAAAAAAACAGGCTGAAACAAATCACCGCAAGACTCGGAAAGGTTCTTGCAATGAAAACTGGCAGTCCCCTACCAGAGTCCGAATGAAATCGCCCAGCATCAAGGAAGGAAAAGTTTTGAATTGTGTGGTTAATACCAGTGACGCAAATGATATTTGTTCATTACCTAAGAATAAGCAAAAGACTATCCTTCAGATGTTTAAAAGCTCTGTTCCAGAGTAG